DNA sequence from the Rattus rattus isolate New Zealand chromosome 2, Rrattus_CSIRO_v1, whole genome shotgun sequence genome:
AGGAACTGGGTGCACTTTATGCATGGGCCCGTGTGTTAGAGCCCAGCAGTGTCTATTGagctctctgtcttcccttcttttgttttaaaatgttggttCTCTGAGGGAAGAAGCTAGCAAAGACTAAAGAATGGGAAACAGGCCTGAAGGTTCAAGGCAACAAAGGTCAACGGTGATGCTTACTTGAGCAGGGCTGTTTTCAAAGTATCGTGAATAGAATAAAATCCTGACTCGATGCAAGTGCGGTCAAACACATTGGCAGTCTTCCATAGACTCATAACTGGTGACTCATTAATTTAATGAAACTATTTCTTTCATAGCCACAATTCTGGCTGGTGACATCCACTGCTgtagataatttaaaatagatgTAAATTTGTATTGTAAGATACTGTGCAGCTCTCTCATTTCCTAACTGTGGCTGAGCAAGAGGACTCCATGTCTATGAACTTCAGCACCTTCCTATGCAAATGAAGCCTTGATGAATGCTAAACTCCTGGCACTGTGGCTGACCCAGAGTAAAAAAGACAACAAATGTGTTTCCTAGCAACCCTATCCAACAGATTGGAAAACACTGtgtacctccctcccccctccctctctgcgcACAGAGAGATGTTATCTCAGGTCTGGCCCTAAAGTGGTATCTTATATACACCCCCAGGTATTCCTTCcgctctttcatttttcctttatcttcctcTTATCAAATATTCACCGAGCATATACTCTATGCCAGGCACAGAGGAAGGACCATGATAATCCAATCAGACTAGCCTCCTGCTGCCAGGAAGTTCACAGTCAttccagaaagggacaaaagcATGAGAATGAGATGACAAGATCAGGCAGGGACAAGAATGGGCGACCAGAGACCCGGTCTAGAAAAGTCTGGCAAGGACCAGCAAACCTGACAGCTGGAGAGAATTGGCTAAGAGCAGATAGAGCTTGTCAGGGTGGGAAAGGCATCACAGAGAAAGCAGGGGTGATTAAAAAAGTGTAGCAAGAGCTGAGGGGCTGTCAGGGTAGCAAGGCTGTGGAGAGGAAGCGTGGGCTTTTGAGCCTTCAGTCTCATGATGTTGGCAGGGTGGGCTCACAGAGGGCCTCGTTGACTCCCTGGGGCTGCAGGATGCTAAAGAAGGGAATTGAGATTAGGTTTGTTAGGATCTTGGTGAGACCTGAGTTCTGACTGCAGTGAGAAGCTGCTGAGGTCCTACTGCCAAGCttacttctcctttccctttcctttctcccaacAGACACCTGGGCCAACTCCTGCCTTCCAGAAATCACTACCACATTCAACACTCAAACCCCTGCAGCAGAGTTTTCTGTCAGCAGCGACACCTACTCGGCTTCATCCTCAGACTCCACAACGTCTGCGTCTGCCACCACCCGGGCTCCACCTTTGACCACCATGGCACGGAAGACAAAAATGATTTGTATCACGGAAGTTTACACAGAACCCATCACCATGGATACAGAAACAGAAGCATCTGTTGAAAGTGGAGCAGCATTCAAGAATGAAGCAGCTGGGTTTGGAGGTGAATGTCTTCTGGGTCTGTATGGGGTGGGCAAACTGTATTTGACAGACAAGGCACATCGCCCCACACATCCCCAGACAGAGCACTCAGCACCTACCAGGCACAAATAAAAGCTTAATGAAAGCTCAgcttccacagactcagagagCTAGCTTTGTAAAGAGCTACAAGGGTCCGGCGACTCATCACGAGCATAAAAGAGCTTCCCTGCTGAAAACTTGCattttcacaaaataaattattgtcCTTTACTACAGATACAAAAATGCATATCTTCATGGCCTGAGGCTGTGATCCAAATGGACCTGTGAGATTGGTCTCAAGGTTTCAAGAAACAAACTCCACTCTTCACATTGCTATGATAAaggagaagtaaaaaaaaaaaaaacccacattgcAAATTAGAGGGCTGGCGAGGTAACTGGCTGGGTAAAGGGACTTGCTGCCAAAGGCCAACAACATTAGTTCATCCCCTAGAACCCCCATGACGGAAGGAACttattcccacaagttgtcctctgacatgcaCATTTACACTGTGTCACTTTAGAACTTGCAgccacctacatacacacacacacacatacaatgcaaaaaataaaattagatgtgtatatgtgtgtgtgtgtgtgtgcacatgtgcatgtgtgattagAATTGTCACAAAGAAGGGTCTTCTGCACTATTTCTTGTCTATACCTCATGTAAAAATGAACCattgcatgcacagacacagtcGTGCACATAAAAGACCAATGGACCCTGTCTTCCCTCCAGGTGTCCCCACAGCCCTGCTGGTGCTGGCTCTCTTCTTCTTTGGTGCTGCAGCTGTGCTGGGTGTTTGCTATGTGAAAAGGTGAGGTTGCAGGCACGTCTCCAGTCTTGTCACCTTCGCTGTGCAACTAGCTTATGCTCTTCCATGGTTGTTATTGGCTTTTGGTCAAAATGGAGACAGCACCCCTTTTAGAAATCACTACCGCCTGACCTTTGCACACATATGCCGTCTAGACAGTAGATATTGGCCAGTGGGCATCAGActcaagaaatgaaaatggagaggtCAACATTTAGGGAAGATCTTAGGCCGTATTTGAGTTGGGGTTTGGAGGTGGGGTCATGAGGACACCTAAAGTCCAGCCTATGGACACTGTCCAATAGGAATGAATCCACTAAAATGTGGGAGTGATATATTTGAATATACCTATATTAGCATCACTTTGAAGTAAAGGCACTCAGGAGACTGTGCCAGTCTGTCCCATGGTAGACAAAGTCCTAGTTGTTGTGATGTGTGCCACCTCAAGTCTCTCCTTGAGATATATGTATACTCCTACAGGTACGTGAAGGCCTTCCCTTTCACAAACAAGAATCAACAGAAGGAAATGATCGAAACCAAGGTTGTAAAGGAAGAGAAGGCTGATGACGTCAATGCTAAtgaagaatcaaagaaaatggTTAAAAACTCAGAGGAGCCCAAGAGTCCACCCAAAACTGCAGTGCGGTGCCTAGAGGCTGAAGTTTAGGTGCATGAGAGTGGAGGAGGTACACCCGAGGCAAGTTTCATGCCCCGAACCAAAGAAGCAAGCCACTGTTGGCTCCTGATGAGAAAAGGACTGCAGACTTCACCAGAAGGAGCCCTTTCCTTACTGCAGTCCTCCCCAGACTCTACCCTCTGGCCTCCAACCTTCCCACAGCCTTGCTAGCCAGTCTGCGCCTCATGGCAgaccagagagcagaggaagctTTCAAAGCACCAGGCCCTACAACAGCTCCTCAACTCACACTCAGAGACAGGTATCCAGGCTGCCTGATCCCAGATGAGGGACAGAGTCCATGAGACATGGCCAGCCCCATAGTCCAAAACCTTCCCCCAGGGAAACACACCTCCTGGCCAGGCTCTTTGGAACCAGGCACATGTAAAATAAGCAAGGGAAAACAACAGAAGGTCATAGAGAGCCTGGTGACTGAGACCTAATCTCTGGGAAGCCAAAATAAACAGAGCACAAGATGGGAGCTGGGGCCCAGATAGCAGCCTTGTTGGCAGAGACTATAAAATACAGGCGGGGTCGGGAACCCTCTCAGTTAATTGATCTGAATCACTTCTTAGGACATAgacacactttcttttctcttcattgtTGCCGATGCTCTCTAGAGATAAACACGCTTTTATAAGAAACCTAAAAACGGGAGAGGCTAGGAGCtgctggctcagtggtaaagcacttgcctggcGTGTACAAACAAGGCCTCCAGtccaatccccagaatccatccAACCCTGCATACACACAAAGGAACGAACAAAAACATGCATTTCCATTTTCACTTGAATTACAGGACCCATTGCTGGCAAAACAACTATGTTAAAAggttaagagaaagaaagaaagaaagaaagaaagaaagaaagaaagaaagaaagaaagagagagagagagagagaaaagcaaagaaaagcaccccccccccaaaaaaaatgctGTCAGCTAATCTACTACAAGCTGAGAACTCTTTACCTGAAATGCTTGGTACCAACAGTGTTGCAAATTTCAGATTATGTTTGAAGTCTGGAATACTTGCACATACATAACAATATATTAGAGAGCCTCAGTCTAAATATGAACTTTACTTCCCTTTCATGCATACCTTAGACACTTAGCCTGGCGGTCTTTTCAGACaaaattgtaaaaataacttTCCACATGAGATAAAGTTTCATGGTGTGGCATTTCCCCCCGGAGGTATCATGCTGACACACAGACAGCTCAGACTTGGTAAAAGTTTACTTAAAAGCCGTGAGGTGTTGTGTAAGGCATGCCATTCCATAGCTGACATTACTCAACGCACATTCACGTATAGTGGAGTGTGGGCTGAAGCTAATATTTTTTCCAGCTTTGATAACACTAGCTTATCTACTTCCAGACTAGTTTTTGTTGCTGAGACTAACCCATTCATTTTCTCTAATACAGCAATGACTACAACCTTAATTTATTGCCAGTGTATTTGAAAGTGTAGTATTGCCTCTATGTACCAACATAGACACTTCGTGTCCCTTTAACAAATGCATTACCAAGCTCTTATGTTTTCTATCAAGAAGAATCTGAGAGGAGAAGAAATGTTTGTGTCCCCAACAAATAAAGCATTTAGAAATTCCTTTGCTCCTTCATTTTCATAGAAACAGTATTTGTGCAAAAGTTAAGGGATACATCATAATCTTTACTTAGCAAAAGTAAAATggacacagaaatacatatatcACCCTGTGGGCTGTCTTTGCTTCAAATGGTCTCATTTAAGTTGGTCAGTGTCACAGTTTTAATGTGAAACATCTCTCACAGCCTTGTGTGGTTGAACATTTGGTCTCCATCTGACTCTGCTGCTCTGAGAGGTTGTGGACCCTTTGGAGCTAGTCTTTTAGGAAATAGGTCTGGGGCAGGCTTTAAGGTTTATAGCTCAGACATACTTCCTACCCTTTCCTTGCTTCCCGGTCCATGAGCCAGCAGCGTAATGCTGCTGTCACAGGCTCTAGCTGCTCCCATTACCATGCCTTCTCATTGTGATGGGCTGTACCTTCAAACTGTGAACCAGAAcaaatctttcctctcttctctgctatTTGGTTGCAGCCGTGAGACAATGGCTACACAGTTCAGTTCATACACTGTAGTCTGTTACTTGGGACTCAGGTCCTACATCCCATTTTGTTTTAGAGTTCACATGAAAGGCAGCAAGAGGGGATCCAGAGAGCAAGAGTGACAGTGAGAGCAGTCATCATCTTTTAGGCTTAGTCTTGGAAGTGGTGGCAGTAACAAATAAGTCAGAGGTAAGCGTCTGTGTTCCGTTCACTCATAGGAAGAGAGGCATACGCAAGCTCATGCATACCAGAAAGTGGGGAGCTTGGAAAGCCACTTTAGAGGATTGTTTCCTACTACAGTAATGAATGCTTCTTGCCCCCTTGTGCAGATTGCTTGTGTTACCATGCTAGGGAATGCCACGTTGCACTGTTATAATTGCATACATtatctttcctttcattcttaaCAACTATGAAGATACATAGGGATACCACATACAATGTAAGCTCTCACAGGGccggagggatggctcaatgttaagagcattggctgctcctgAAAAAAACCTcggttctgttcccagaacccacatggcagctcacgaccatcatCGATCCAGTTTCAGGGGGTTCAACGCCGTTGTCTcatctctgtgagcaccagacatgcatgtggcggtgcacagacataatccagacatattcatacatattaataaaaataaatatattgtttttaaaataaataaagtaggcTCTCAGAAAATGCTGAATGAGTGAATGCGTGGAAACTTTGAGACCAGTAGTAGGTGCTAAGAATATTTTCTATACAACGAAGTGTTCCTGCTGACTTAAGTTTTGTCTTGATGGCTTTCTCTTGGTGCAGAACACAGCTGTGAACTAACAAAAAGGACAAATATGACTATTAAACATGATCTTTTCTCTCTGGGTTGACATCGACTTACTTCTGCAATCAAGAACTATCGTGGGCAAAATTgtgattgctttttatttttttgggggggaggtgtTGATTTATGTATATGGAACTAGTAGGCATTAGAGATGAAGTCAGAGACAAGAGGCAAATCTGATCTTAACTTAGATGGAAATAAGGCTTTGTCTGCCGGACTCTTGCCCTGCATGGGAATTTCCAATGCagataaacaaaaacacaccGATGCACACTCAGAATGACAGGGTGAGTAGTAAGCTAGGCTCACTTCTGTGAGGAGGAAGAGTCTCCTTGAGTCAATTAGAACCGACGGCTGGGTTTTGATAAGCGGATCTTTAACTCCCATTGTATACGTCTCATTATGAATCCTACTCAAGTCTCCAGCTATGGGAAGAGAATAACTTCCTCAGAGACCCTGGGACTGTGGGGTGGGTAATTGGCTGACTTAACACAACATggaggaaaatgaggaaattgTCCTTGTAATGGCTagacttcctttatttttctctcctaaaaCTATGGTTCAAGAGGCACTGCTCTGTTCCTCTTTGCCCTGGATCTGTTAAAGCAGACGTGCAACCCTTCTGGTTTATCTAAAATCAGAAGGGCACTCCTGGATCAATGTACCAACCCTCCAGGCTATCCACGGGCATATTTCTCAACACGCTCACAAGCCCGTGTGGTTCATCCACGTGTCACTGAGTTTTCCCTATTGTCCTTGGCCTAATTCTGCTCTGCTCACTGCTGTGCCTCCCACAGAGCACACCAACCATCTCTGTTGGGTTTTCCATTTCCCACCAAACACTGTGACCATTTCCTCTAGGTGCCACCTCATCCACCAGTTCCACTGACTCCACTGGGTACAGCTTCTTGGCACTGCCCACTGAGCCTGCCACCCTCCACACTGCTTCCCTGGCACCAACCTAAATATCACAGTGCTCCCTCTCAGACAACACCTTTCTCCTGGAGACTGATGTCACTTCTCCCACCACCACAGAGTCCTCGGGGCACTGCCAGCTCTTCAGTTGGTATCGTTGACACCAGTACTGACACTTGGATCCCGAAGCCACTTTGATGTGAATGTTGTTGACTTCTGGTGCCATCGCTGCTGTTCATTCATGCCTACTGTAAGAGCTTCCCTCTTAATATAGCAATGCAGGATTGGATTGGCAATACGTAAAATCGAGCTAGGAATGCATGAGTTCCCCCCCAAAGGGTTTGAGAATAAGATCAGAGGGCTATGGGCAGACTATAGTGCCCATAGTGCCCTACACCAGAGTGTAGAAGCCAGCAAAAGAAAGCATGGACTGGGCTATAGAAACACCAGAGTGCAGCATCCTAGAAGATGACAGATTTGATGGtctgggttttttccccctcaagacagggtttttctggatggtcctggctgtcctggaactcactatgtagaccaataGTCTAtcttccaactcagagatcctcctggctttgctgggattaaaagacagTGCCACCACTGTTCAACCAGAGATTTGAACTTATCCATGGATAACTAGTTTTTCTGTACTCTACCCTGAAAATTGAAGGCGACTTTCTCCCACTTGCTCTGTAGTTCTTGGATGCATCGTGTCCTACCCCTGGatctccatttcctcatctgtgaggAATGTTGGAGCAGATGATTGTTGGTCAGCACTGTCAACCTCGCAGTTTCACCAATCACATACAGGAAGTTGATTGTGTTTGCCATCTACAGCCACTCACAGACTTTCACAGATTCCCACAGTCCTCACACAGATGTTCCGTGACCTTACAGACTGACAGGAGGCCTAGGACATACcttcctagaaaaaaaatatacatttcaaaaggCAAATGCTTCTGAGCATCACTACGGGACTCTATTCACTTCGAGAGCATTCAATCCTTGTATTATTACTGAGTGGAAATTTCCTAAACTGTGAAGTTCTGAATACTCATGACAAATTACAttattcattgaaaaaaaaagtctttcgtATAGGAAGATGAACTTGGAGACTTTTTCTATaactcttattctctctctctctctatatatatatatatgtatagatatagatatgatatatagatagatagagatagtgatagatgatatatagatatagatacaatTTCCTATAaacatttcaacatttttattatatgtaaaaaaACCATTTTCTT
Encoded proteins:
- the Lyve1 gene encoding lymphatic vessel endothelial hyaluronic acid receptor 1, translated to MFQHLSLVLLLASLWTTRHPVHGTVQVQDLSISPCRIMGVALVGRNADPQMNFTEAKEVCKVLGLTLASRNQVESAQKSGFETCSYGWVGERFSVIPRISPNPKCGKNGKGVLIWNASPSQKFRVYCHNSSDTWANSCLPEITTTFNTQTPAAEFSVSSDTYSASSSDSTTSASATTRAPPLTTMARKTKMICITEVYTEPITMDTETEASVESGAAFKNEAAGFGGVPTALLVLALFFFGAAAVLGVCYVKRYVKAFPFTNKNQQKEMIETKVVKEEKADDVNANEESKKMVKNSEEPKSPPKTAVRCLEAEV